A window of the Eschrichtius robustus isolate mEscRob2 chromosome 5, mEscRob2.pri, whole genome shotgun sequence genome harbors these coding sequences:
- the LOC137764724 gene encoding signal peptidase complex subunit 1-like, with protein sequence MLEHLSSLPTQMDYKGQKLAEQMFQGIILFSATVGFIYGYVAEQFGWTAYIVMAGFAFSCLLTLPPWPIYRRHPLRWLPVQDSGTEDKKPGERKIKRHAKNN encoded by the coding sequence ATGTTGGAGCATCTGAGCTCCCTGCCCACGCAAATGGATTACAAGGGCCAGAAGCTAGCTGAACAGATGTTTCAGggaattattcttttttctgcaaCAGTTGGATTTATCTACGGGTACGTGGCTGAACAGTTCGGGTGGACTGCCTATATAGTTATGGCGGGATTTGCTTTTTCGTGTTTGCTGACACTTCCTCCGTGGCCCATTTATCGCCGGCACCCCCTCAGGTGGTTACCTGTTCAAGACTCAGGCACAGAAGACAAGAAACcaggggaaagaaaaattaagagacaTGCTAAAAATAATTGA